A genomic region of Zalophus californianus isolate mZalCal1 chromosome 1, mZalCal1.pri.v2, whole genome shotgun sequence contains the following coding sequences:
- the FBXO40 gene encoding F-box only protein 40 yields MGRARRPLPGQHRHCEKCFNRHCHIPVEPDVSCLVINCHLSCGAIFHMCKEAEHELLCPLEEVPCLNSEYGCPLSMSRHKLAKHLQVCPASVVCCSMEWNRWPNVDSETTLHENIMKETPSEECLDTALALQDQKVLFRSLKMVELFPETREPTEEEPTVNGEASWEEMGGAVGGAEASLVPHGSLSATNGEMAELSQEEREVLAKTKKGMDLTKFDKWENIFSKEHAASALTSSLVGCESKSENSPGKEQISSNNNVVGEDALKEKEPQENQKKQDFHGALETTGLAPWQDGVLERLKTAVDAKDYNMYLVHNGRMLIHFGQMPACTPKERDFVYGNLEAQEVKTVYTFKVPVSYCGKRARVGDAMLSCKPSEHKAVDTSDLGITVEDLPKSDLIKTTLLCALERELKGHVISESRSIDGLFMDFATQTYNFEPEQFSSGTVLADLLTTANPGGLHVELHSECVTRRHNKSSSAFTFTCNKFFRRDEFPLHFKNVHTDIQSCLNGWFQHRCPLAYLGCTFIQNHFRPPGQKAKVIYSQELKTFAIRPEVASELSETKKNHLSGHGGKSQNCLTSLPLEVLQYIAGFLDSVSLSQLSQVSVLMRNICATLLQERGMVLLQWKKKRYSHGGTSWRVHREIWQFSSLFSKIKSWEFNEVASMSEHLKACPFNVVEHKTDPILLTSMCQLQEPAQESLVTTFRARPRGRHTR; encoded by the exons ATG GGCAGGGCACGCAGGCCTCTACCTGGGCAGCACAGGCATTGTGAGAAATGCTTTAACCGTCACTGCCACATTCCTGTGGAGCCTGATGTTTCCTGTCTGGTGATAAACTGCCACCTGTCCTGTGGTGCCATCTTCCACATGTGCAAAGAGGCAGAGCATGAGCTCCTTTGCCCTCTAGAGGAGGTTCCATGCCTCAACTCCGAATATGGCTGCCCCCTTTCCATGTCCCGCCACAAGCTGGCCAAGCACTTGCAAGTGTGCCCTGCCAGTGTGGTCTGCTGCTCCATGGAGTGGAATCGCTGGCCAAATGTGGACTCTGAAACAACCCTTCATGAGAACATCATGAAAGAGACCCCCAGTGAGGAGTGTTTGGATACAGCTCTGGCCCTCCAGGACCAGAAGGTCCTTTTCAGATCTTTGAAAATGGTAGAACTTTTCCCAGAAACTAGAGAGCCCACTGAGGAGGAACCTACTGTGAATGGTGAAGCCAGCTGGGAGGAAATGGGAGGAGCAGTGGGTGGGGCAGAAGCCAGTTTGGTACCACATGGATCTCTATCAGCAACTAATGGAGAGATGGCAGAACTGAGTCAAGAAGAACGAGAGGTGTTGGCCAAAACCAAAAAAGGGATGGACCTAACCAAGTTTGACAAGTGGGAAAACATATTCAGCAAAGAGCATGCAGCCTCTGCTTTAACAAGCTCATTGGTAGGCTGTGAGAGCAAGAGTGAAAACAGCCCAGGGAAAGAACAGATTTCTAGCAACAATAATGTGGTAGGAGAGGATGCTCTCAAAGAGAAAGAACCACAGGAAAACCAGAAGAAGCAGGACTTTCATGGAGCCCTGGAAACAACAGGGCTCGCCCCTTGGCAGGATGGTGTTCTGGAAAGACTGAAAACAGCTGTGGATGCAAAAGACTATAATATGTATCTGGTGCACAACGGGAGGATGCTTATTCACTTTGGTCAGATGCCTGCTTGCACACCTAAGGAGAGAGACTTTGTTTATGGCAACCTTGAGGCTCAGGAAGTGAAGACTGTTTATACCTTCAAGGTTCCTGTGAGCTACTGTGGGAAGCGGGCTCGTGTTGGAGATGCCATGTTGAGTTGTAAACCAAGTGAACACAAGGCAGTAGACACTTCAGATTTAGGGATTACAGTGGAGGACCTACCCAAATCAGATCTCATCAAGACCACACTCTTGTGTGCTTTAGAAAGAGAACTTAAAGGTCATGTCATCTCTGAATCCAGGAGCATTGATGGGCTGTTCATGGATTTTGCTACACAGACATACAATTTTGAGCCAGAACAGTTTTCCTCTGGGACAGTGCTGGCTGACCTCCTAACCACTGCCAACCCAGGGGGGCTCCATGTGGAACTCCACAGTGAGTGTGTGACTAGGAGACACAACAAGAGCAGCTCTGCCTTCACTTTTACTTGCAACAAATTCTTCAGGAGGGATGAATTCCCCCTACATTTCAAGAATGTCCACACAGACATTCAGTCATGTCTCAATGGCTGGTTCCAGCATCGATGCCCCCTCGCCTACTTGGGATGTACATTTATTCAAAACCATTTCCGTCCCCCAGGGCAAAAGGCAAAAGTGATCTATAGTCAGGAGCTCAAGACCTTTGCCATCAGGCCAGAGGTTGCTTCAGAGCTGAGTGAGACAAAGAAGAACCATCTCTCAGGCCATGGAGGGAAAAGCCAGAATTGTCTAACCAGCCTGCCGCTGGAGGTTTTGCAATACATTGCTGGGTTTTTGGACAGCGTCAGTCTGTCCCAGCTTTCCCAGGTGTCTGTGCTGATGAGAAATATCTGTGCTACTTTGTTACAAGAGAGAGGGATGGTCCTCCTGCAGTGGAAGAAGAAGAGGTATTCTCACGGAGGCACCTCCTGGAGAGTCCACAGAGAG ATCTGGCAATTCAGCAGCCTCTTctccaaaatcaagagctgggagTTTAATGAAGTTGCCTCCATGTCTGAACACCTGAAGGCCTGTCCTTTCAATGTTGTAGAGCATAAGACCGACCCAATTCTTTTGACCAGCATGTGTCAGCTCCAGGAGCCAGCCCAGGAGAGCTTAGTCACCACCTTTAGAGCCAGACCACGAGGAAGACACACCCGCTAA